From the genome of Calderihabitans maritimus, one region includes:
- the sigI gene encoding RNA polymerase sigma-I factor, with product MQKNRLEELVSLAQSGNETAREELICSYRSFIEEVAAGYCGRRLEWENDDELSIALLAFNEAIDSYDQSFGKEFGNFARIVIKSRLADYFRKEARHCHLPLEVSTEDGETDRQWEVDAAWKNYLDRQVELDRADEMARFEQILNKFGLSLMKLEQSCPKHRDTRDKLVEIAEFITNHQEFVDYINRYKRLPLKELSLATGTSKKVLKRGRQYILAVFLILNNKEFNYLRSLFSLPSKKTTKYKESPEMSGTAKGGGQVE from the coding sequence ATGCAAAAAAACCGACTAGAAGAGTTGGTTTCCCTAGCTCAATCCGGAAATGAGACTGCCCGGGAAGAATTGATATGTTCGTACCGGTCATTCATAGAAGAGGTAGCAGCAGGCTATTGCGGCAGAAGATTGGAATGGGAAAATGATGATGAATTAAGCATTGCTTTACTGGCTTTTAACGAGGCTATTGACAGCTACGACCAATCCTTCGGTAAAGAATTTGGTAATTTCGCCCGCATAGTTATTAAAAGCCGGTTGGCGGATTACTTCAGAAAAGAAGCCCGCCATTGCCACCTGCCTTTAGAAGTATCTACTGAAGACGGTGAAACGGACCGGCAGTGGGAAGTGGATGCCGCTTGGAAAAACTACCTGGACCGCCAGGTAGAGTTGGACCGTGCCGACGAGATGGCCCGGTTTGAACAGATTCTAAATAAATTTGGTTTGTCATTAATGAAACTTGAGCAATCTTGCCCCAAGCATCGGGATACCAGAGATAAGTTGGTTGAGATTGCTGAATTTATAACAAACCATCAAGAATTTGTAGACTATATTAACCGCTATAAAAGGCTTCCCTTAAAAGAACTTAGCTTGGCAACCGGCACCAGCAAAAAAGTGCTTAAACGGGGACGGCAATACATCTTAGCTGTGTTTCTAATACTTAATAATAAGGAATTTAACTATTTACGATCCCTGTTCTCCTTGCCATCTAAGAAAACAACCAAATATAAAGAGTCCCCCGAGATGAGCGGCACCGCAAAAGGAGGTGGCCAGGTTGAGTAA
- a CDS encoding UbiX family flavin prenyltransferase, translating to MKRYIVAITGASGSIYGCRMLQVLKEAGCFLYVTVSKPGRQVLKEEMGWVLEGRAEVVEERLREYLGYSSGDPALRYFDPEDLGAVIASGSAQNDGMIVIPCTMSTVSAIAHGTAGNLIERAADVMLKEGRPLVVVPRETPLNQVHLENMLKLARMGVHVVPAMPAFYHHPQTINDLVDFIVGRVLDLLGVEHHLYSRWGE from the coding sequence ATGAAGCGTTACATCGTAGCCATAACCGGTGCCAGTGGAAGCATTTATGGCTGCCGGATGCTGCAGGTCTTGAAGGAAGCGGGATGCTTCCTGTATGTGACCGTTTCCAAGCCGGGACGGCAGGTGCTGAAAGAGGAAATGGGGTGGGTCCTGGAAGGCCGGGCAGAGGTTGTGGAGGAGCGCCTCCGGGAATACCTGGGGTACTCAAGCGGCGACCCGGCGCTGCGGTATTTCGACCCGGAGGACCTGGGAGCGGTGATAGCCAGCGGTTCGGCACAGAACGACGGTATGATTGTCATTCCTTGCACCATGTCTACCGTGTCGGCTATCGCCCACGGTACCGCCGGTAACCTGATCGAACGGGCTGCCGATGTGATGCTGAAGGAGGGGAGACCGCTGGTAGTAGTTCCCCGGGAAACGCCTCTCAACCAGGTACACCTGGAAAACATGCTCAAACTGGCCCGCATGGGAGTACATGTAGTACCGGCCATGCCTGCCTTTTATCACCATCCGCAGACTATTAACGATCTGGTGGATTTTATAGTGGGGAGAGTGCTGGACCTTCTGGGCGTCGAGCACCACCTGTATTCCCGCTGGGGAGAGTAA
- a CDS encoding UbiA-like polyprenyltransferase, translating to MGFKKVRIFLEMIKFEHTIFALPFAFLGAFLAAEGFPTAYQMFWITMAMVGARTAAMSLNRLIDRHIDALNPRTANRALPRGLLSVTEVWIYTILSFLLLYVAASRLNPLCVKLMPIAVFVLVIYSYTKRWTWACHLVLGIALGLAPLGSWVAITGRVELPGLLLGLAVATWVAGFDIIYACQDFDFDRKYGIHSIPARFGLRRALQISGLLHVAAPLFLVAVGVYAKTGLFYWLGVAAASLILIYEHRLVTPTDLSKIDVAFLNMNGYLSTLMFLFTFLDILL from the coding sequence TTTGAGCATACTATATTCGCCCTGCCTTTCGCCTTCCTGGGGGCATTTCTGGCGGCAGAGGGGTTCCCCACTGCCTACCAGATGTTCTGGATAACCATGGCCATGGTTGGCGCAAGGACGGCGGCCATGAGCCTCAACCGGCTCATCGACCGGCATATTGACGCTCTTAACCCCCGCACGGCCAACCGGGCCCTCCCCCGGGGGTTGCTGTCGGTCACCGAAGTCTGGATTTATACCATTCTTTCTTTTCTCCTGCTTTACGTGGCGGCCAGTCGGCTCAACCCGCTATGCGTAAAGCTGATGCCCATAGCCGTATTCGTACTGGTCATCTACTCTTATACCAAACGCTGGACCTGGGCCTGCCACCTGGTGCTGGGGATTGCCCTGGGTCTGGCTCCGTTGGGCAGCTGGGTGGCCATCACCGGCAGGGTTGAACTGCCGGGATTGCTTCTGGGACTGGCGGTAGCCACCTGGGTGGCCGGTTTTGACATCATCTACGCCTGCCAGGACTTCGATTTTGACCGGAAGTACGGAATACACTCCATCCCGGCTCGCTTTGGCCTGCGCCGGGCCCTGCAAATCTCCGGCCTCCTGCATGTAGCGGCTCCGCTTTTTCTGGTGGCAGTGGGAGTTTACGCAAAGACGGGGTTGTTCTACTGGCTGGGAGTGGCAGCGGCTTCTCTCATCCTCATCTACGAACACCGCCTGGTAACTCCTACCGACCTTTCCAAAATAGATGTTGCCTTTCTCAATATGAACGGCTACCTGAGCACACTCATGTTCTTATTTACTTTTCTCGATATACTTCTGTAG